Proteins encoded by one window of Pirellulales bacterium:
- a CDS encoding ABC transporter permease, giving the protein MSTVPTVPPLVDENMQAVPAKSRGFWGEAWRRFRRRKLAMAALVFVGFLSLVGIFAPAIVGTKPLICKYKGKIYFPALGYLNSDWEDQALAIKEMRLMYATNLKKKDPDSWAIWPLIYQDPFRRVRDDEWDNRPGNPSGADGIPNRFNLFGTTDNGYDVFAIMVHGTRTAMLVGFVSMGIAALIGIVLGSLAGYFRGPIDSAISRLIEVVLCIPTLVLILALVSLLEKPTIWDTMAIIGCTQWTSIARLARAEFLKLRESEFVMSARALGVRPGRIIFRHVLPNALAPVLVPITFGIAGAILIESALSYLGFGPPPPNPDWGDLLSQGRANMQMWWLILFPGLAIFFTVLAYNLIGEGLQEATDPRLREAGK; this is encoded by the coding sequence ATGTCCACCGTTCCCACCGTTCCGCCGCTCGTCGATGAAAACATGCAGGCCGTACCGGCCAAATCGCGCGGTTTTTGGGGCGAAGCATGGCGGCGCTTTCGACGGCGAAAACTGGCGATGGCGGCGTTGGTGTTTGTCGGCTTTTTGTCGCTGGTTGGAATTTTTGCACCGGCCATTGTCGGCACCAAGCCGCTCATTTGTAAATACAAAGGCAAAATCTATTTTCCCGCGCTCGGATATTTGAACAGCGATTGGGAAGATCAAGCGCTGGCGATTAAAGAAATGCGCTTGATGTACGCCACGAATTTGAAAAAGAAAGACCCCGACAGTTGGGCGATTTGGCCGCTTATTTATCAGGACCCATTCCGCCGTGTCCGCGACGACGAATGGGACAACCGCCCCGGCAATCCCTCAGGTGCCGACGGCATCCCCAACCGATTCAATTTATTTGGGACCACCGACAATGGCTACGACGTGTTCGCCATCATGGTGCACGGCACCCGCACCGCAATGCTGGTCGGTTTTGTGTCGATGGGCATTGCGGCACTCATCGGCATTGTGTTGGGTTCGCTGGCCGGATATTTTCGGGGTCCGATCGACTCCGCCATTAGCCGGCTGATTGAAGTGGTGTTGTGCATTCCCACGCTGGTGTTGATTTTGGCTTTGGTCAGTCTGCTGGAAAAGCCAACCATTTGGGACACCATGGCGATCATCGGCTGCACGCAGTGGACTAGCATCGCCCGGTTGGCAAGGGCCGAATTTTTGAAGCTGCGCGAAAGTGAATTTGTGATGTCTGCCCGGGCACTGGGTGTGCGTCCGGGGCGTATTATTTTCCGTCACGTCCTGCCCAACGCGCTTGCACCAGTGCTCGTGCCCATTACATTCGGCATTGCCGGAGCAATCTTGATTGAAAGCGCGCTAAGTTATCTGGGTTTTGGCCCGCCGCCGCCCAATCCCGATTGGGGCGATTTGCTGTCGCAAGGACGTGCCAACATGCAAATGTGGTGGCTGATTTTGTTCCCTGGTCTAGCTATTTTCTTTACCGTGCTAGCTTACAACCTGATTGGCGAAGGCCTGCAAGAAGCGACCGATCCCCGCCTGCGCGAAGCAGGAAAATAA
- a CDS encoding ABC transporter substrate-binding protein, giving the protein MTERSWLAALLTVAGCVFICGDFSPLAYSATTGDSSAAAAKPDAASNPPATLAELDKSVEWVDKPVYDSLKLLADDLVQHPPLVSAAEALKLKNDSPQNNEKIISALGRLPAGGEKPDDHARIMRYLIGDINSANPVMEDTIYEATVLAQSKFGLMIYNWKMQPNYCDADTTVRWQQSKDHLIDKVTMRRDCFWSDGKPITAHDIAFSFHAIMNEKIPVPAMRTDTSKLRDVVAYDDYTVVYFHKQALATGDGYLNFGIIPEHIFKLLYDKLNRGMTFDELLQTPEYQQTELHPVSGNAYVMTNRIRNQEIVFKRRDDWYLQNGRQVRQKPFFEEIRFAIKEDPNTALLDLKRGTLDDYEIQQAQWANQTNDAEFYRKNTKAYGSEWTYFFFGWNNDSDSAPFFRDRRVREAMSYAFDYRELIDKTLYGLCQQCTGITNPEAWYAPKTPLKPYVQDLDKAEKLLDEAGWVDSDGDGIRDKMVNGQRVKFEFSMTVKNDPERIKICEIMQFNLQQLGITCNIKPMEGTRLFEKLLKREFEAEFSGWGTGTDPAEDENVWASTEIPDEGRNYLAYRNLEVDKLFQQGIEEFEPAKRAEIYAKIDELIYHDQPCTFLYWRSAFYGFNKQLRGYKFSPRGPYDYSPGFSSIWMTAQ; this is encoded by the coding sequence ATGACGGAACGAAGTTGGCTCGCCGCATTGCTAACAGTTGCCGGATGCGTATTCATTTGCGGCGATTTTAGTCCGCTGGCATATTCCGCCACGACCGGCGATAGTTCCGCTGCGGCCGCCAAGCCAGACGCTGCTTCTAATCCCCCGGCCACTCTGGCCGAATTGGATAAATCGGTAGAGTGGGTCGACAAGCCGGTCTACGATTCTTTGAAGCTATTGGCCGACGATTTGGTCCAACACCCCCCGCTCGTCAGCGCGGCTGAAGCGCTCAAGCTGAAAAACGACAGCCCGCAGAACAACGAAAAAATCATCAGCGCATTGGGCCGCTTGCCCGCCGGCGGCGAAAAGCCCGACGATCACGCCCGCATCATGCGGTACTTAATTGGCGACATCAACAGCGCCAATCCCGTCATGGAAGACACTATTTATGAAGCAACCGTACTGGCGCAGAGCAAGTTCGGCCTGATGATCTACAACTGGAAAATGCAGCCCAATTATTGCGATGCCGATACCACCGTTCGCTGGCAGCAAAGCAAAGACCATTTAATCGACAAAGTAACCATGCGGCGCGATTGCTTTTGGTCCGACGGCAAGCCGATCACCGCGCACGACATTGCCTTTTCGTTCCACGCCATCATGAACGAAAAAATTCCCGTTCCCGCTATGCGTACCGACACTAGCAAGCTGCGCGACGTCGTCGCCTACGACGATTACACCGTCGTCTATTTCCACAAGCAAGCGCTGGCCACGGGTGACGGGTACTTGAACTTCGGGATTATTCCCGAGCACATTTTTAAGCTGCTGTACGACAAGCTCAACCGTGGCATGACGTTCGACGAGTTGCTACAGACCCCCGAATATCAACAGACGGAGCTGCATCCTGTTTCCGGCAATGCCTATGTCATGACCAACCGCATTCGCAACCAGGAAATTGTCTTTAAGCGCCGCGACGATTGGTACCTGCAAAACGGCAGGCAGGTGCGGCAAAAACCATTCTTCGAGGAAATTCGCTTTGCCATTAAGGAAGATCCCAACACCGCGCTCTTGGATTTGAAGCGCGGCACCCTGGACGATTACGAAATTCAGCAGGCGCAATGGGCCAATCAAACCAATGATGCCGAGTTCTACCGCAAAAACACGAAAGCCTACGGCAGCGAATGGACCTATTTTTTCTTCGGTTGGAATAACGATTCCGATTCGGCCCCGTTCTTCCGCGACCGCCGTGTCCGCGAAGCCATGTCGTACGCCTTTGATTATCGCGAATTAATCGACAAAACTTTGTACGGCCTATGCCAGCAATGCACTGGCATTACCAATCCGGAAGCCTGGTACGCGCCGAAAACGCCGCTGAAGCCGTACGTGCAGGATCTCGACAAAGCGGAAAAACTGCTCGACGAAGCTGGTTGGGTCGACAGTGACGGCGACGGCATCCGCGACAAAATGGTCAACGGCCAACGCGTCAAATTCGAATTCAGCATGACCGTGAAAAACGATCCGGAACGGATCAAAATATGCGAAATCATGCAATTCAACCTGCAGCAACTGGGCATCACCTGCAACATCAAGCCCATGGAAGGCACACGCTTGTTCGAAAAGCTGTTGAAGCGCGAATTCGAAGCGGAATTCAGCGGCTGGGGCACCGGGACCGATCCGGCCGAAGACGAAAACGTTTGGGCCTCCACTGAAATACCCGACGAGGGCCGCAATTATTTGGCGTACAGAAATCTCGAGGTCGATAAACTGTTCCAACAGGGAATCGAGGAATTCGAACCCGCCAAACGCGCGGAAATTTACGCCAAAATTGACGAGTTGATTTATCACGATCAGCCATGCACGTTTCTTTACTGGCGCAGCGCCTTCTACGGCTTTAACAAGCAATTGCGCGGGTACAAGTTCAGCCCGCGCGGACCGTACGATTACTCTCCTGGGTTCAGCAGCATTTGGATGACTGCCCAATAG
- a CDS encoding c-type cytochrome yields the protein MLSEGILLALALGIGLLLIQAAQPAGAQSKADPKVDANPNAKTDLKPDKQQQEMKWIWSPAQTVEKKIPPGVCYFRKSFPLGQPESGEVQISCDNAYELYVNGRPAGEGDNWRVMKSHDITKYLSAGRNTVAVKATVKAEGSAGLVARVLVKDVGGTYVAYNTDDTWRTSLQEFPQWSKHSYNDTQWLPARVVGPLGTAVPWLDDVQMAGGAPAGRFETLPEFRVETVLAPEDTGSLLTLAFDEFGEILASKEGSGILLFRDPNHEGKFDKPEVFSDQVTNCQGILALNGQVFAVGKGPDGLGLYRLTDTDGDRHAAKCDTLLKFTGDSVEHGPHGVTLGPDGLLYVILGNHTQVDKQPASTSPLHDYYEGDLITPKYEDPHGYAAGIKAPGGTVVRTDVNGSFAELFAGGFRNCYSLAFNRAGELFTADSDMEWDEGLPWYRPTRSLHVTPGGEFGSRSGWSVWPDYNFDSLPTMTDTGRGSPTGVVVYNHVMFPRRYHDALFIGDWSRGRILAIYPKSKDGTYQTEMETFAAGKPLNVTGLDVGPDGGLYFCTGGRGTEGGVYRIVWRGKVPADAVALGQGIDQALHQPQLNSAFARQKIALLKQQLGKTWDEQLNTLAENPLGASLDRCRALDLMHLFGPFPTGAQLSRLASDPDAAIRAKVASLMGLHPDADTAVKLAQLLRDRDPVVQRVACESMVRAGQKPKYEELAPLLSSTHRYIAYAATRLLETLPTDEYRAAILSTDKTRTFVQGARAMLVMDPTHDNCLAILRRCETVMDGFVNDPDFLDILRVMQLSLARGNLQPSDVPELSEKIAKEYPTRNAQLNRELVRLVVFLQGKSAAQRMLEQLAADSPSADKLQVALYARFLHGWSTGQKLELLKYYESARALSGGHSFDGYIDSVSRDFFVDFTPEERALVLADGAKWPASALALLAKLPEDVPPETIAQIIALDKQIAVMDGDAAHKLGIGIVAVLGRSHDPQASTYLHETFDKFPERRGQIAMAITQTPSAENWPLLVQSLPVVEGAFAQQVLITLAHIEQTPDNPEPYRQVILRGLKLGENGGLNAVKVLERWTGTQLSTPEDKAETALAAWQKWFAETYPNEPEAKLPVESAENKWTYEELYTFLTGTEGAHGNVELGAKVFAKSQCINCHRFGDRGDGVGPDLTTVSRRFQKKEILESILFPSLVISDQYASKTVLTTDGRSITGLAAKQADGSLVVLQSNGQKATIAAGDIDQVLPCKISVMPEGLLNTLTLDDIANLFTYLNQPPGGNITSRPALKSYNDKR from the coding sequence ATGTTGTCTGAAGGCATTCTTCTGGCTTTGGCATTGGGTATAGGCCTGCTGCTCATTCAGGCCGCGCAGCCAGCTGGCGCACAAAGCAAAGCCGATCCCAAAGTCGACGCCAACCCTAATGCCAAAACTGACTTAAAGCCAGATAAACAGCAACAAGAGATGAAATGGATTTGGTCGCCGGCGCAAACCGTCGAGAAAAAAATTCCGCCCGGCGTATGCTACTTTCGCAAGTCGTTTCCGTTGGGTCAGCCCGAAAGCGGCGAGGTGCAAATTTCCTGCGACAATGCCTACGAACTGTATGTAAACGGTCGTCCGGCAGGAGAGGGAGACAATTGGCGAGTAATGAAGTCGCACGATATTACCAAATATCTTTCCGCTGGCCGGAATACGGTTGCCGTAAAAGCCACGGTAAAAGCTGAGGGCAGCGCCGGCTTGGTGGCGCGTGTGTTGGTCAAAGATGTCGGCGGCACTTATGTGGCTTATAACACTGACGATACCTGGCGCACCAGCTTGCAGGAATTTCCACAATGGTCCAAGCATTCCTACAACGATACCCAATGGCTTCCGGCCCGCGTGGTAGGACCCTTGGGAACCGCGGTACCGTGGTTGGACGATGTACAAATGGCGGGGGGCGCTCCTGCCGGTCGTTTTGAAACGTTGCCCGAGTTTCGCGTAGAAACGGTTTTAGCGCCCGAAGATACCGGCTCGCTCTTAACCCTGGCCTTCGACGAGTTCGGCGAAATCTTAGCCTCCAAGGAAGGTTCCGGAATTCTCTTATTCCGCGATCCTAACCACGAAGGCAAGTTCGACAAGCCGGAAGTCTTTTCTGATCAAGTTACCAATTGCCAAGGAATTTTGGCGCTGAACGGGCAAGTGTTCGCCGTGGGGAAAGGCCCCGATGGGTTAGGGCTTTATCGGCTTACTGATACCGATGGCGACCGCCACGCTGCCAAGTGCGACACGCTGCTGAAGTTCACGGGCGATTCGGTTGAGCATGGGCCGCATGGCGTCACGCTTGGGCCGGACGGTCTGCTGTATGTTATCCTTGGCAACCACACTCAAGTTGACAAGCAGCCGGCATCGACCAGCCCGCTGCACGATTATTACGAAGGCGATTTAATAACTCCTAAATACGAAGATCCGCATGGTTATGCTGCCGGCATTAAGGCGCCGGGGGGCACGGTAGTACGCACCGATGTTAACGGCAGCTTTGCCGAATTGTTTGCCGGCGGATTTCGCAATTGCTACAGCTTGGCATTTAATCGCGCCGGCGAATTGTTCACGGCCGATTCAGACATGGAATGGGACGAGGGCCTTCCCTGGTATCGTCCCACTCGGAGCTTGCACGTAACTCCCGGCGGCGAGTTCGGCTCGCGCAGCGGATGGAGCGTGTGGCCCGATTACAACTTTGATAGCCTGCCCACGATGACCGATACGGGGCGCGGATCGCCGACTGGCGTAGTAGTTTACAATCACGTGATGTTCCCGCGGCGTTATCATGATGCGTTGTTTATAGGAGATTGGTCACGCGGGCGAATTTTGGCGATTTACCCGAAATCCAAAGATGGCACGTATCAAACCGAAATGGAAACCTTCGCCGCCGGCAAGCCGCTGAATGTTACAGGCTTGGATGTGGGCCCTGATGGCGGGCTGTATTTCTGCACCGGCGGCCGCGGCACGGAAGGAGGCGTGTACCGCATTGTTTGGCGCGGCAAGGTGCCGGCTGATGCGGTAGCTTTAGGCCAGGGCATAGATCAAGCCTTGCATCAGCCGCAACTGAATAGCGCCTTCGCCCGACAAAAAATCGCCCTGCTTAAGCAGCAGTTAGGCAAAACGTGGGACGAGCAACTCAATACCCTTGCCGAGAATCCGTTGGGGGCCAGTTTAGACCGCTGCCGGGCGTTGGATCTCATGCATTTATTCGGCCCGTTTCCTACCGGGGCGCAGCTGTCTCGCTTGGCAAGCGACCCGGATGCCGCAATTCGCGCCAAAGTAGCCAGCTTGATGGGTTTGCATCCCGATGCCGATACAGCCGTCAAGCTGGCGCAATTGCTGCGCGATCGCGATCCGGTGGTGCAACGAGTGGCATGTGAATCGATGGTTCGGGCTGGACAAAAGCCGAAGTATGAAGAACTAGCTCCGCTGTTGAGCAGCACCCACCGTTACATTGCCTATGCTGCCACTCGGCTGCTGGAAACCTTGCCCACAGATGAATATCGTGCGGCGATTCTCAGTACCGATAAAACCCGCACGTTCGTGCAAGGCGCGCGGGCCATGTTGGTGATGGATCCCACTCACGATAATTGCTTGGCCATTTTACGTCGCTGCGAAACCGTTATGGACGGGTTCGTCAATGATCCCGATTTTCTCGACATACTGCGAGTCATGCAATTATCACTGGCCCGGGGCAATCTGCAGCCATCGGATGTGCCGGAGCTGTCGGAGAAAATCGCTAAGGAGTATCCCACCCGCAACGCTCAATTGAACCGCGAACTAGTGCGGTTGGTCGTGTTTTTGCAAGGTAAATCAGCCGCTCAGCGGATGCTGGAACAACTGGCTGCCGACAGCCCCTCGGCCGACAAATTGCAAGTGGCGTTGTACGCCAGGTTCTTACACGGCTGGAGCACAGGGCAAAAGCTGGAACTGCTGAAGTATTATGAAAGCGCTCGCGCGCTCTCAGGCGGACATAGCTTCGATGGTTACATCGATAGCGTTTCCCGCGATTTTTTCGTCGACTTCACACCGGAAGAACGGGCCCTGGTATTGGCCGACGGCGCCAAATGGCCTGCTTCCGCATTGGCATTGTTGGCGAAATTGCCTGAAGACGTGCCACCAGAAACCATCGCTCAAATTATTGCCCTCGATAAACAAATTGCGGTCATGGATGGAGACGCAGCCCATAAATTGGGTATTGGAATTGTGGCAGTGCTGGGCCGTTCGCACGATCCGCAGGCCAGCACTTACTTGCACGAGACATTCGACAAGTTCCCCGAGCGGCGCGGTCAAATTGCCATGGCCATCACGCAAACTCCAAGCGCCGAAAACTGGCCGCTGCTGGTGCAATCGTTGCCGGTGGTGGAAGGAGCATTCGCTCAGCAAGTGCTAATTACTCTGGCGCACATCGAACAAACTCCTGATAACCCAGAGCCGTATCGGCAAGTGATTTTGCGGGGCTTGAAATTAGGCGAAAACGGCGGCTTAAATGCGGTGAAGGTGCTGGAACGTTGGACCGGCACACAGCTGAGTACACCAGAAGACAAGGCCGAGACGGCGCTGGCCGCCTGGCAGAAATGGTTTGCCGAAACATATCCCAACGAGCCGGAAGCCAAGCTACCGGTTGAATCTGCCGAAAACAAATGGACCTACGAAGAGCTGTACACGTTCCTGACCGGCACCGAAGGCGCGCACGGCAATGTCGAATTGGGCGCCAAAGTGTTTGCCAAATCGCAGTGCATCAACTGCCACCGCTTTGGCGATCGTGGCGATGGCGTAGGGCCGGATCTCACCACCGTCAGCCGCCGTTTCCAAAAGAAAGAAATTCTCGAATCGATTTTATTCCCATCGCTGGTAATTTCCGATCAGTACGCAAGCAAAACAGTACTCACGACAGACGGCCGCAGTATTACCGGCTTGGCGGCGAAGCAGGCCGATGGCTCGTTGGTGGTGTTGCAATCCAACGGTCAGAAAGCCACCATTGCTGCCGGCGATATTGATCAAGTCTTGCCGTGCAAAATTTCTGTCATGCCCGAGGGTTTGCTGAATACGCTCACGTTGGATGATATCGCCAACTTGTTCACGTACTTGAATCAGCCGCCTGGCGGCAACATCACGAGTCGCCCGGCGCTAAAGTCATACAACGACAAACGCTAA
- a CDS encoding TlpA disulfide reductase family protein: MDEQEPEMMTHFTSNFAAEPAACDNLQSILIKRPQSPRRLILTLSCLSFAAVGALVMLAGCNSNPSLEGSNSPPKLSMAADQESGDSGTSSNLSAPTVIKFEDPSAKNSTNGDDDEAQFEALIKELRQTFREADAGKQVDFGPVAAKVCARVETHINGDNLDLASQVAHEFVAHGANDAARLVFNSLHKIAENIAPGMFQQFAQEISTAGLRQLDSLGTKPEISGQLVGGGKFDWNQYRGKVVLLDFWATWCPNCIAEMPELQKIYTKYRDQGVEVVGLSLDNNRKDVTDFLEHKTLPWPILFDGEPTLGQWDNPYAKQFGVMAIPVTMLVDRTGKIISIYTPVDELPQMLDKLLAQH; encoded by the coding sequence ATGGATGAACAGGAGCCGGAAATGATGACCCACTTCACCTCAAATTTTGCGGCCGAGCCCGCCGCCTGCGATAATTTGCAATCGATTTTGATTAAGCGACCACAATCTCCTCGCCGCCTGATTTTAACCCTTAGCTGTTTGTCGTTCGCGGCCGTTGGCGCATTAGTGATGCTAGCCGGCTGCAACAGTAATCCGTCATTGGAAGGTTCCAATTCACCGCCTAAATTGAGCATGGCAGCCGACCAGGAAAGCGGCGATTCGGGCACATCGAGCAATTTGTCCGCCCCCACGGTGATAAAATTCGAAGATCCGTCGGCCAAAAACAGCACCAACGGCGATGACGACGAAGCTCAATTTGAAGCGCTCATCAAAGAGTTGCGGCAAACCTTTCGAGAAGCCGATGCTGGAAAGCAAGTCGATTTCGGTCCCGTGGCCGCCAAAGTCTGCGCTCGCGTGGAAACGCATATCAACGGAGATAATTTGGATTTGGCATCGCAGGTGGCACACGAATTTGTCGCGCATGGCGCCAACGATGCCGCCCGACTGGTGTTCAATAGCCTGCACAAAATTGCGGAGAATATTGCGCCAGGCATGTTTCAGCAGTTTGCACAAGAAATCAGCACTGCCGGGCTACGGCAGTTAGATTCCTTAGGGACCAAGCCGGAGATCTCTGGACAGCTGGTAGGCGGCGGGAAGTTCGATTGGAACCAATATCGAGGTAAGGTGGTGCTGCTCGACTTCTGGGCCACATGGTGTCCAAATTGCATTGCGGAAATGCCCGAGCTGCAAAAAATTTACACAAAGTACCGCGACCAGGGCGTGGAAGTGGTTGGCCTCAGCTTGGACAACAATCGGAAAGACGTAACCGACTTTTTGGAGCACAAAACGCTGCCGTGGCCTATTTTGTTCGACGGCGAACCAACCCTTGGACAATGGGATAATCCGTATGCTAAGCAATTTGGCGTTATGGCAATTCCGGTTACCATGTTGGTCGATCGGACGGGGAAAATTATTTCGATTTACACGCCAGTCGACGAGCTACCGCAGATGTTGGACAAACTGCTGGCCCAACATTAA
- a CDS encoding ABC transporter permease yields MWNYLVRRLILGIFTLWAVTFLVYMLIRWMPGDPLLARMEQMSAGKKIRAEDREQMKKIYGLDKPAAVAYFAWLGNVLQLNLGNSFSRYQPVTQVIGERIGPTLLLSGTSLLLGYLLAVPMGLYATARGGKLDERALSVSLYMLYSLPAFVAALYLQMIFAVKLQGTWLELPLDGMTGGGFDGFSMWGKAWDLFQHALLPTICMTYGTLAYDTRFIQANMQEVLRQDYIRTARAKGVSRTRVIVHHAFRNTLIPFVTMLGLELPLVLSGAIILEQIFTWPGMGRLFFEAIREYDYPTIMGLVLLFSVLTLLGQLLADILYAVVDPRVTYS; encoded by the coding sequence ATGTGGAATTATTTGGTCCGGCGACTGATTTTGGGAATTTTCACCCTCTGGGCGGTCACGTTTTTGGTGTACATGCTCATTCGCTGGATGCCGGGCGATCCGCTCTTGGCCCGCATGGAACAAATGTCGGCCGGGAAAAAAATTCGCGCCGAAGACCGGGAGCAGATGAAGAAAATCTATGGGCTCGATAAGCCTGCCGCTGTCGCCTACTTCGCCTGGCTGGGCAATGTGCTGCAATTGAATTTGGGAAATAGCTTTTCGCGCTATCAGCCGGTCACGCAAGTCATTGGCGAACGGATTGGCCCCACGCTGCTCCTCTCTGGCACGTCGCTGCTGCTGGGGTATTTGCTGGCCGTGCCAATGGGCTTGTATGCCACGGCTCGCGGCGGCAAGCTCGACGAGCGCGCACTCAGCGTCAGTTTATACATGCTGTACTCGCTTCCAGCATTTGTGGCGGCGTTGTATTTGCAGATGATTTTTGCTGTTAAGCTGCAAGGCACGTGGCTGGAATTGCCGCTGGACGGCATGACCGGCGGAGGTTTTGATGGTTTTTCCATGTGGGGAAAAGCCTGGGATTTATTTCAGCACGCCTTGCTTCCCACAATTTGCATGACCTACGGCACGCTAGCCTACGACACGCGCTTCATTCAGGCCAACATGCAGGAAGTGCTCCGGCAAGATTACATTCGCACCGCGCGCGCCAAAGGCGTGTCGCGCACCAGGGTTATCGTGCATCATGCCTTCCGCAACACGCTGATTCCGTTCGTCACCATGCTAGGACTGGAGTTACCTTTAGTGCTAAGTGGGGCAATCATCCTGGAGCAAATTTTCACCTGGCCGGGCATGGGTCGGCTGTTTTTCGAAGCCATCCGCGAATACGACTATCCCACGATCATGGGCCTAGTGTTGTTGTTTTCTGTCCTGACATTGCTGGGGCAACTGTTGGCCGACATTTTATACGCCGTGGTCGATCCGCGCGTAACCTATTCATAA
- a CDS encoding rhomboid family intramembrane serine protease, whose translation MGLYDRDYYREDRPGLRLPAAAHWSAVTTLIAINVAVYLVEIFTQGQMRGGSTWIEQHLALEPNLFQHPWKFWQLLSYGFVHDSSGFTHILFNMIALYVFGGDVERIYGKREFLKLYISLVILAGLVYVVIAAATKGKSPVEGASGGIMGVAVIFACHFPRRMLYIWGVLPVPAFMLVIVFIALDFLGSFDQSDLTAHTAHLGGAAFGFVYYRTGWNLFRLWPRGWSVPSIRLPGSGPKLRVHSEPDEVEEPPDDYLTTGRVQQRVDQLLEKISQTGESSLTAEERQFLADASRRYQQHRRR comes from the coding sequence ATGGGCCTTTACGACCGCGATTACTACCGTGAAGATCGCCCCGGCTTGCGGCTGCCCGCGGCGGCTCATTGGTCGGCTGTAACTACGCTGATTGCGATCAACGTGGCCGTGTATTTGGTCGAAATCTTCACCCAGGGTCAAATGCGCGGTGGATCGACGTGGATCGAACAGCACCTGGCGCTAGAGCCGAATTTATTTCAGCATCCGTGGAAGTTCTGGCAGCTACTGAGCTACGGATTTGTGCATGATTCCTCCGGATTTACGCACATTCTATTCAACATGATCGCTTTGTATGTTTTCGGTGGCGACGTGGAACGCATTTATGGTAAGCGCGAGTTTTTAAAACTTTACATCAGCCTGGTGATTCTGGCTGGGTTGGTGTACGTGGTGATTGCCGCGGCAACCAAGGGCAAATCTCCCGTGGAGGGTGCATCGGGAGGTATTATGGGCGTGGCTGTCATTTTCGCCTGCCACTTTCCACGTCGAATGCTTTACATTTGGGGAGTGCTGCCAGTGCCGGCGTTCATGTTGGTCATCGTGTTCATCGCGCTCGATTTCTTAGGTTCGTTTGATCAAAGCGATTTAACCGCTCACACCGCGCATTTGGGAGGAGCGGCGTTCGGATTCGTGTACTATCGTACCGGTTGGAATTTGTTCCGGCTCTGGCCGCGGGGTTGGTCTGTCCCCTCGATCCGTCTGCCAGGCAGCGGTCCTAAATTGCGCGTCCACAGCGAGCCGGACGAAGTGGAAGAACCACCCGACGATTACCTCACGACCGGCCGCGTTCAACAGCGCGTTGATCAATTGCTGGAAAAAATCAGCCAGACGGGCGAAAGCAGCCTGACGGCCGAAGAACGCCAATTCCTCGCCGACGCCAGCCGGCGATATCAACAACACCGCCGGCGTTAA